A single genomic interval of Adhaeribacter pallidiroseus harbors:
- a CDS encoding group II truncated hemoglobin, translated as MKNIPTLYEWAGDTQTFETLFTTFYDKVLRDDLLGEVFQNMSANHVKHVAHFVAEVFGGDKLYTLEDGGSHASMISHHIGKMLNEEKRQRWVHLLLQSADEVGLKSDPEFRSAFVGYLEWGTRIAVINSQLTENPMNQQEPMPQWGWGETGGPYIANAN; from the coding sequence ATGAAGAATATACCTACCTTATACGAATGGGCCGGGGATACCCAGACCTTCGAAACCTTGTTTACCACTTTTTACGACAAAGTTTTACGAGATGATTTACTGGGCGAAGTATTTCAAAACATGTCGGCTAACCACGTGAAACACGTGGCTCATTTTGTAGCAGAGGTTTTTGGGGGCGATAAGCTATACACCCTGGAAGACGGGGGCAGCCATGCTTCGATGATTAGTCACCACATTGGCAAAATGCTGAACGAAGAAAAAAGGCAACGCTGGGTACACCTTTTACTTCAATCCGCGGATGAAGTGGGATTAAAAAGCGATCCGGAATTCCGTTCGGCCTTTGTGGGTTATCTCGAATGGGGTACGCGTATTGCCGTGATTAATTCGCAACTAACAGAAAATCCTATGAACCAGCAAGAACCCATGCCGCAATGGGGATGGGGTGAAACGGGTGGGCCTTATATTGCAAACGCGAATTAA